GTGGCCATCATTGACTTTTTCACAACCCAGCCTGGCATTATTTCCGTCACCGCCAAGGGCGAAACCAAGGCCAGCGTTATTTTGACTGGCGGCATTCAGGCGGATCTGCGGGTGGTGAGCGATACCGAATATCCGTTTGCCCTGGCCTACTTCACTGGCAGCAAGGAACACAACATCGTCATGCGCCAGCGCGCCATCCAGCGCGGCTTGCGCCTCAACGAGTACGGGCTGTTCCGTTCCACGGAGGAAACCCGCGATCCCAACCTCTGTCTGCCCTGCCAGACCGAGGAGGATATTTTCCGCGCGTTGGACCTGGCGTATGTCCCACCCGAATTGCGCGAGGATCATGGAGAATTTGCGGCGGCGGAGAAAAACGCGTTGCCGCGCCTGTTGGAATGGACGGATCTGCGGGGTTCGCTGCACAATCACTCCAACTGGAGCGACGGCCTGGTTGCGCTGGAAGACATCGCCGCGTTTGCCGATGAACTCGGCTGCGATTACTGGGCGATCACCGACCACTCGAAATCCTCCTTTCAGGCGCACGGGCTGGACCCTTCCCGGTTGAGCGAACAACTCGAAGCCGTCGCCGCCATCAATCGTCAACTCGCCAAGGCGGGCAATGAATTCCGCCTGCTCACCGGTAGTGAGGTGGATATCTTGGCGGAAGGCAAACTGGACTTCGAGGATGAGCTGCTGGCGCAATTGGACGTGGTGGTGGCCAGCATTCACCAGGGCTTTTCCCAGAATGAAGCCGAGACCACCCGCCGGCTCATCCACGCCGCCGAAAATCCGTATGTCCACATGCTCGGCCATTTGACCGGTCGCCTGCTGCTGGGACGCGAGCCGTACAAGGTGGATCAGCACGCGGTGATTGATGCCTGCGCGGCGACGGGTACCTGGATCGAGCTAAACGCCCAACCAGCCCGGTTCGACATGGATTGGCGGCTCTGGCAATATGCCAAGGGCAAAGGCGTAAAGTGCGTCATCAACTGCGACGCGCACCGGAATGAGCACGCGGGTTTCCTGCGCTTGGGCGCGGGGATAGCGCGCAAAGGCTGGCTGGAAAAGGCGGATGTCATCAACACGCTATCGCTCCCTGCCTTGCGTCAGGCGTTGCAGACGAAACGCAAGGCCGCCGGCGTATAAACGCGCCAAGCGCGCGTCACAACCTCAGCGGTTACGCAAAACGATTGCCTTTGCGGTCAAAGATGCGACCCGCCGCCCACGCAACGCACCCGAAGAAAATTCGTGCGTTTCTCCGGCGGTAGCGCCAGCAAACGGTGAATTTGCTCAAGGAGCGCCCGTTTACTTTCCTTTTTTAGCGCTCGCAATTGGGCCGCCCTGGCATTTTTCCTTTTCATGCAAGGTATGTTCCAAGATTTCCAGCACGGCTTGGTCCCGGTTCCGTCCCGCCGTACGCTTGCTGTCAATGATGTCGCGCAAAGCCGCCAGCGCCAAAGGGTAGCCGCCAATGTGTATCGTTTCCGCGCCGGATCGTAACCGTTCAAAAGAGCGGATCCCATGGACGGCACCCATAAAATCCACTTGTAATCCACGCTCGTCATGGACCACCCGGTAAAAATTTGAAACGGGATAATACGGGCGTAAAATATACGCATCCAGGCAGCGGGCAAAGGCTCTGAGTTTGGTCAAATTATTCCAAATCGCTATCAAGATGAGACTAATTCGCTGGTCCTTTGAGCCGCTGGCTTCGTTGCTCGC
The sequence above is a segment of the Verrucomicrobiota bacterium genome. Coding sequences within it:
- the polX gene encoding DNA polymerase/3'-5' exonuclease PolX encodes the protein MDKTHVAAILQEIGVLLELKNENPFKTRAYANAARTIEGLAEPLDKLIAEDRLGAVKGIGEALQEKITTLMQTGKLPYYEELKASVPAGLQEMLLLPGLGPKKVKAMWDKLGLESIEQLEAACKAGKVATLEGFGEKTQAKILEGIAFHRQYASKHHLHMALVAAEPILENLRAHADVIRCSTAGSLRRQKETIGDIDFLVSSKHPVAIIDFFTTQPGIISVTAKGETKASVILTGGIQADLRVVSDTEYPFALAYFTGSKEHNIVMRQRAIQRGLRLNEYGLFRSTEETRDPNLCLPCQTEEDIFRALDLAYVPPELREDHGEFAAAEKNALPRLLEWTDLRGSLHNHSNWSDGLVALEDIAAFADELGCDYWAITDHSKSSFQAHGLDPSRLSEQLEAVAAINRQLAKAGNEFRLLTGSEVDILAEGKLDFEDELLAQLDVVVASIHQGFSQNEAETTRRLIHAAENPYVHMLGHLTGRLLLGREPYKVDQHAVIDACAATGTWIELNAQPARFDMDWRLWQYAKGKGVKCVINCDAHRNEHAGFLRLGAGIARKGWLEKADVINTLSLPALRQALQTKRKAAGV